Sequence from the Flavobacterium sp. TR2 genome:
TCAGCATTTTTTAGCAAATAACCATTTACACCAATTCTAATTAGCCTTGACACGATCATCACATTGCTATGAGTGCTAACAATCAGAATTTTGATATTGGGATATTGTTTTTTTAAGATTTTACTCAATTGAATTCCATCCATTTCTGGCATACTGATATCCAAAATAATAAAATCAACAACTCCTTTCTTAACGATTTCTAACGCTTCTGCTCCATTTAAAGCCTTGTCAATAACAGTAATATTTGGTTCTTGTTCGAGCAAGGAGATAATTCCTTGAAGAAACATCGTGTGATCGTCAGCGATAAGTAGTTTAATTTTATTCATTCAATAAATATGTTAGTTGCTTTTAAATTCGTCAAGTTGATTTTTTAAATCGATGCCTTTTATTTTCGTTTTGGGTTTCGGTCCTAAAATTGGAATTTCAATATTAAAAATAGTTCCTCTTTTTAGTTTTGAATCAATAATAAATGAACCGTTCAATTT
This genomic interval carries:
- a CDS encoding response regulator transcription factor, whose amino-acid sequence is MNKIKLLIADDHTMFLQGIISLLEQEPNITVIDKALNGAEALEIVKKGVVDFIILDISMPEMDGIQLSKILKKQYPNIKILIVSTHSNVMIVSRLIRIGVNGYLLKNAEKEELLKAINTIASGENYFAEEVEEKHFINSSKIEKQISNLAELSSREKEILVLIAQEYNTAEIAEKTFISLNTVNTHRRNLLSKLNAKNTAGLVKYAVENGLVD